In one window of Denticeps clupeoides chromosome 2, fDenClu1.1, whole genome shotgun sequence DNA:
- the c2h10orf71 gene encoding cardiac-enriched FHL2-interacting protein, which yields MTSLEKCHCGQQGSMQGHQKHSDGFSDCSSIGSFIDETDREVSSLTDRAFRSLCIGEEAIYNDVDVSTSPIVSQSFKAENNSISKNMAHQTLSLRFQQYGDFRDFMSKSATTFRESFTANAEHLQELQAMSLNQSNGMEEISCQQRQSSSRVSSLIKAFSSGEVLADGGIFTEAIATKDKYGSVKSQSLDRSALQSIQKELSEFSVYQNFKSQSFHPPRKKNQTSNEAGAVTQMGFTTSLMRPSKSGRFQSLNSNNFFLHSEFSPFQMWKDYSRFAFETHNISRAASSSDFHQWYNSPIYKEVLTTPPLQRSPYESMRSHTKPVENMINEVQCSRSLVMHKALAIEKRSESELASNGPLLRQNNHQTRRNLPASRPATASPISVRKRYPDSILFSTMGALHNVHKFHDGQTHHLQTPFNITQLLTPVLPIKQSTETSKAINESISTNTSSVAWHREAKQEPAVEITQQINSYKLRASKLLFNVKDNRKRVKSTYSPNTFRGNEITDYSKQSSKLESLEHKKSDSFSEISVQRMCLQEYPHDTLYPNIPTSHMQTTSTTLHQIYCNDGQSQGKCPDLLPQQENVLQNSPSNSPLHPDVLSMKTENGICGTQLSSTASTADHQANPHALSYTNTQNTLMHDYHYYHNTAAKIDAQLNEQSTDSSSCDTAGQEHTKKQQNVSKGREVLSVNDKSNKAVSLGIRGEIAALIEKDRQKKIDLEKTQNQQLEEGRHRNVLKNKDKHSYTGSLNFHSHSQQRASPINMFTKNIYEQPENNQKLPFSIKEIGNNEIITSTTFDQANKVIHPGRNTPFSTSDIKNRSSIPDKSHAPVSLKNEQYTFNQKKQWCMVPPHQINLNDDEPKMSYTKQRTQTTYECITSHMISPEMEHNNKHNTSEDKVTVHYEREKHPFSVKQEPSQTYVTNDKYSLQPVEEELLNINDIRGKELMRRECFKENKHGFTDVIQTNEPGENAAEMGKNKTVKDYKVISKKEIRQEISDKTDLIVPKGHGSALPVMFKDGEKICRAPSLRTQSKQEILTLRVKAHAQKEISALKERGFSLKYDPRSSPIGEPLKQRKTERFPAKLNHTQCKDVHKNKEHTKNPHNKEETVLSTSNQSVLQDRDAVTGGDASPSPKVRAPDKRPTRNEKEHTNSKIGADMVSTKPFREETDAASKALLDVRSTQKADENITVTDLTSSWNTITAVFCSDKQQSSKGFKTFMNDNTENSHQESPKFLMNICEGQPIDMKKRTKRPKANEHASKNAKHCEAREGLCVSAANCKGGTSKEGPNVLTNINSKNKLQTCSLDWKKIPADHNEFNNMQSDKIEATNVEELNEALTPVLNIYSEPNDIELKMDLQKHKITTDKNSGTKLPLGSSTEDSTLKEGIIYTKKEYYLNDISAENKLKMSSGNKMSDETESVKQGLRQLFSDPTRVCVEKTNVKKCSNDYEIVQKDPILQESGRYDKTTKRQEEPHKHNEKIGSNNTTETDESGYFFEIQSIVQVQVQENEDVKGLKGNVTVEDALGTLHADAMGTEKENHIDDVSEKAFPITVEPTMNDSLKHWMQSVKPGPTAATCTDNICPLENGSSLNMQISNEHVTTNHILREHQSNNQRHIVENKMEQPTPELLYEERQHQAGPKPFSQHSGVSNENDVVWKEEWKRQGKTAVQGNQDVSVALENPLTENKKVIKNYAPISSDITATAKVLALQEPQNQETHCNRESAAQRNTVKEKRMFYRNNDTDHAAKHRSDTQDICKMITDRKEKPVPMGKSKNWFSVNNKEKKSERFENSSEIGECSTLRETMENQSGESIHPKVKESPQSPSQNELRKNTESHVSEPVRKSSRCKEGFTRHEISALADYARLKVLPECDDGHILNNLHYTNTQIFYANSKQNDSFRQIADFDKLQRSRTTSKPDFQSEQVPLSPSISRAMLIDHVISMNHTSPSTKEAVQHSGGQGGQISHSPYRPLPLQVEGQSRDLSLFSQLSQNSSQESEMTQLLVEKNHESIDSNCEVDKDDLQYYIVNNTDTDKQSNQITYRNRSVHKPKPSSRPRKNEMDLTQKHINYKMSQPLCAPCSSPALGTLSMFREKENTSMATSLIKIPRTKFHGSCLQGDARERSQELEEKNESGELLTQHEPVLHCLPHAKDMVSDNASSEKHSLIMVPQSHSRQDMGIDNDKTHSGISIYFKDVDKCMPSIMGGNDDMSERPMSSCSFSDRASSKPPAVPPKTEKALRRAKHLTFRKIKKEETLMTMNNMARLEATPIRAVSSMPSSPSQLLPMHHSYGPIVPHTAQYHFGDGYGPGAQSIPMTQRKLLQDPCSGQYFMVDMPLHLKTKMFFDPITSKYVCLSVRQPAERVLSLSQTADVVKQRYILYPGFLPISVCSLPPARSSSQMSAPASLMKEQEKTEATSAPWSPEVNYQTRSTMAREYPGPETQYRNDEEKVDQRHLDIITMSELEDFAMESV from the coding sequence GCTCCGGTGAAGTGCTTGCAGATGGAGGCATCTTCACTGAAGCAATAGCAACCAAGGACAAATATGGCAGTGTGAAAAGCCAGTCTTTGGACAGGTCAGCCTTGCAGAGCATTCAGAAAGAACTCTCAGAGTTCTCAGTTTATCAGAATTTTAAATCTCAGTCTTTCCACcctcccagaaaaaaaaatcaaacatccAATGAGGCTGGTGCTGTGACACAGATGGGTTTCACAACCTCCCTTATGAGACCCAGCAAATCTGGCAGGTTCCAATCTCTGAATTCAAACAATTTTTTCCTGCACAGTGAGTTTAGTCCTTTTCAGATGTGGAAGGACTATAGCAGGTTTGCATTTGAAACGCATAATATCTCAAGGGCTGCATCATCCAGTGATTTTCATCAATGGTATAATTCTCCAATCTATAAGGAAGTGTTGACTACACCACCACTGCAAAGGTCACCATATGAAAGCATGAGATCGCACACAAAGCCTGTTGAGAATATGATCAATGAAGTGCAATGTTCCAGATCCCTGGTTATGCATAAAGCCCTGGCCATTGAAAAGCGTTCTGAGTCTGAACTGGCATCTAATGGACCTCTCTTGAGACAAAACAACCACCAAACAAGGAGAAACCTGCCAGCCAGTCGGCCCGCTACTGCCTCCCCCATAAGTGTTCGGAAACGATATCCAGACTCCATCCTCTTCTCAACCATGGGGGCTCTGCACAATGTCCACAAATTCCATGATGGCCAGACACATCACCTCCAAACACCATTCAACATCACACAACTTCTGACACCTGTCCTACCAATAAAACAGAGCACAGAGACATCTAAGGCAATCAATGAATCAATTTCAACAAACACCTCCAGTGTGGCCTGGCACAGAGAAGCTAAGCAGGAGCCTGCAGTGGAAATCACGCAGCAAATAAATAGCTACAAATTAAGGGCTTCAAAACTACTGTTCAATGTCAAAGACAATCGCAAACGGGTCAAGAGTACATACAGCCCCAATACGTTTAGAGGGAACGAAATTACAGATTACAGTAAGCAGTCCTCTAAACTTGAGAGTTTGGAGCACAAAAAATCTGACTCTTTTTCTGAGATCTCTGTGCAACGCATGTGCTTGCAAGAATACCCCCATGATACCTTGTACCCTAATATCCCGACCTCCCATATGCAAACCACTTCAACAACTCTACACCAAATCTATTGCAATGATGGACAATCACAGGGCAAATGTCCTGACCTCCTCCCTCAACAGGAGAATGTATTGCAGAATTCCCCTTCCAACTCCCCACTCCATCCAGATGTACTTTcaatgaaaacagaaaatggaatATGTGGAACACAGCTATCTAGCACTGCAAGCACAGCAGACCATCAAGCTAATCCCCATGCTTTGTcctatacaaatacacaaaacacactaatgcatgattatcattattatcacaACACTGCAGCCAAAATAGATGCACAACTGAATGAGCAGTCTACTGATTCCAGTTCATGTGACACTGCTGGACAGGAACATACCAAGAAACAGCAGAATGTCAGCAAAGGGAGAGAGGTGCTCAGTGTCAATGACAAGAGCAACAAAGCAGTGTCTCTTGGCATTAGAGGAGAAATTGCAGCActgatagaaaaagacagacagaaaaaaattgacttggaaaaaacacagaaccaACAGCTAGAAGAGggaaggcacagaaatgtcttaaaaaataaagataaacaTTCATACACTGGGAGTCTTAACTTCCATTCGCATAGCCAACAAAGAGCATCACCTATAAATATGTTTACAAAGAACATTTATGAACAACCAGAAAACAACCAGAAGCTACCATTTTCTATCAAAGAGATTGGCAACAATGAAATAATAACTTCTACCACATTTGACCAGGCCAACAAAGTAATACACCCAGGAAGAAATACTCCTTTCTCTACTAGTGATATAAAGAACAGATCATCTATTCCAGACAAGTCACATGCACCAGTATCTCTGAAAAATGAACAGTACACTTTCAACCAAAAGAAACAGTGGTGTATGGTACCACCACACCAAATCAATCTCAATGACGATGAGCCCAAAATGAGCTACACTAAACAGAGGACTCAAACAACATATGAATGTATCACCAGCCACATGATCTCTCCGGAAATGGAACACAATAACAAACACAATACCTCTGAAGATAAAGTTACTGTCCACTATGAAAGGGAAAAACATCCATTCTCAGTAAAACAAGAGCCAAGCCAGACTTATGTAACAAATGACAAGTATTCTTTGCAGCCTGTTGAGGAGGAATTGTTAAATATCAATGATATCAGGGGCAAGGAGCTCATGAGGAGAGAATGCTTTAAAGAGAACAAACATGGATTCACTGATGTTATTCAGACTAATGAACCTGGTGAAAATGCAGCTGAGATGGGTAAAAACAAAACTGTGAAAGACTATAAGGTAATCTCAAAAAAAGAGATAAGGCAAGAGATAAGTGATAAGACTGACTTGATTGTGCCTAAAGGACATGGCTCTGCTTTACCTGTGATGTTTAAAGATGGAGAAAAAATATGTAGAGCTCCCTCACTAAGAACTCAGAGCAAACAAGAGATATTGACATTGAGAGTGAAGGCACATGCCCAAAAAGAAATATCAGCACTCAAAGAAAGGGGGTTTTCTTTAAAATATGACCCCAGATCAAGCCCAATTGGAGAGCCACTAAaacaaagaaagacagaaagattTCCAGCCAAACTGAATCACACACAGTGTAAAGATGTCcataaaaacaaagaacatACAAAAAATCCTCACAACAAAGAGGAAACTGTCTTAAGCACATCAAATCAGTCAGTTCTACAAGACAGAGATGCAGTTACAGGTGGAGATGCATCACCAAGTCCAAAAGTAAGAGCTCCAGACAAAAGACCCACAAGGAATGAAAAAGAGCATACCAACAGCAAGATTGGTGCAGACATGGTTTCAACAAAACCATTTAGGGAGGAGACAGATGCTGCCAGTAAAGCTCTTTTGGATGTTCGATCAACACAGAAGGCAGATGAAAATATAACTGTTACAGATCTCACTAGCAGCTGGAATACCATAACTGCTGTCTTCTGCAGTGACAAGCAGCAATCATCCAAAGGATTCAAAACCTTTATGAATGACAATACTGAAAATAGCCATCAAGAATCACCCAAGTTCCTAATGAACATTTGTGAAGGTCAGCCAATAGATATGAAAAAAAGGACCAAAAGACCTAAAGCAAACGAACATGCAAGCAAGAATGCTAAGCATTGTGAGGCCAgggagggtttgtgtgtttctgcagccaATTGCAAAGGAGGTACTTCAAAGGAAGGTCCAAATGTATTAACAAATATAAACTCTAAAAATAAACTTCAAACATGTTCTTTAGACTGGAAGAAAATCCCTGCTGACCATAATGAATTCAATAATATGCAAAGTGACAAAATTGAGGCTACAAATGTAGAGGAATTAAATGAGGCCCTTACTCCAGTTCTAAATATTTATTCAGAACCAAATGATATTGAGCTCAAGatggatttacaaaaacataaaataacgaCTGATAAAAACAGTGGTACAAAGCTACCCCTGGGTAGCTCTACGGAAGATTCTACACTTAAGGAAGGAATAATATACACAAAAAAGGAATATTACCTAAATGACATTTCAGCtgaaaacaaattgaaaatgTCTTCAGGTAACAAAATGTCTGATGAGACAGAATCTGTAAAGCAGGGATTAAGACAATTATTCTCAGACCCAACAAGGGTATGTGTAGAGAAAACCAATGtcaaaaaatgttcaaatgattATGAAATAGTTCAAAAGGATCCCATATTACAAGAGTCTGGGAGATATGACAAAACAACAAAGAGACAAGAAGAGCCTCACAAACATAATGAAAAGATAGGGAGTAATAACACAACTGAAACTGATGAGTCTGGATATTTTTTTGAAATCCAGTCCATTGTACAAGTACAAGTACAAGAGAATGAAGACGTGAAGGGATTGAAGGGAAATGTTACTGTGGAGGATGCATTAGGGACACTTCATGCTGATGCAATGGGCACTGAAAAGGAGAATCACATAGATGATGTTTCTGAAAAAGCTTTTCCAATTACAGTGGAACCTACTATGAATGATAGTTTGAAGCATTGGATGCAGTCAGTGAAACCTGGGCCCACTGCAGCAACATGTACAGACAACATATGTCCACTAGAGAATGGAAGTAgcttaaatatgcaaattagtAATGAGCATGTAACAACAAATCATATTTTAAGAGAGCACCAATCAAATAATCAAAGACATATTGTCGAAAACAAAATGGAGCAGCCTACACCTGAATTATTATATGAGGAGAGGCAGCACCAGGCAGGTCCAAAGCCCTTTAGCCAACATTCAGGTGTAAGTAATGAGAATGACGTTGTGTGGAAGGAAGAATGGAAGAGGCAGGGGAAGACTGCTGTCCAAGGAAATCAGGATGTCTCTGTGGCCCTGGAGAACCCTTTAACAGAGAataaaaaagtgattaaaaatTATGCACCAATAAGCAGTGATATTACAGCCACAGCAAAGGTGCTGGCTCTGCAGGAGCCTCAGAATCAAGAGACACACTGTAATAGAGAATCAGCAGCACAGAGAAATACAGTAAAGGAAAAGAGAATGTTCTACAGGAATAATGACACAGATCATGCAGCAAAACATAGATCGGATACGCAAGATATCTGTAAGATGATTACtgatagaaaagaaaaacctgTCCCAATGGGGAAAAGTAAAAATTGGTTCTCTGTGaataacaaagaaaagaaatccgAAAGATTCGAGAATTCTTCAGAAATAGGAGAATGCAGCACACTGAGAGAGACAATGGAGAACCAAAGTGGGGAATCCATTCATCCCAAAGTGAAAGAAAGTCCACAGTCTCCGAGTCAGAATGAACTGAGAAAGAACACAGAAAGCCATGTCTCAGAGCCTGTTAGAAAAAGCAGCAGATGTAAAGAGGGATTTACAAGACATGAAATTTCTGCACTTGCAGACTATGCCCGGCTTAAGGTTCTGCCTGAGTGTGATGATGGCCACATTTTGAACAATTTAcattatacaaacacacaaatattttatgcTAACTCTAAACAAAATGACTCATTTAGGCAAATTGCAGATTTTGACAAACTTCAAAGAAGCAGAACTACATCCAAGCCAGACTTCCAGTCTGAACAAGTACCCTTGAGTCCCTCAATTTCTAGAGCTATGCTAATTGATCATGTGATTTCCATGAATCATACCTCACCAAGTACAAAGGAGGCTGTTCAGCATTCTGGGGGTCAGGGAGGTCAAATATCCCACAGTCCGTACAGACCTCTACCATTGCAGGTTGAAGGTCAGAGTAGAGACCTTTCTTTATTCAGTCAACTGTCTCAGAACAGTTCCCAGGAATCTGAAATGACTCAGCTCTTGGTGGAAAAAAATCATGAGAGTATTGACAGTAATTGTGAAGTAGACAAAGATGATCTTCAGTACTACATAGTAAATAACACTGACACAGATAAGCAGTCCAACCAAATAACCTATCGCAATCGCTCAGTGCACAAGCCCAAGCCATCAAGTAGACCAAGGAAAAATGAGATGGACTTAACACAAAAGCATATCAACTATAAGATGTCTCAGCCCCTCTGCGCCCCGTGCTCCTCTCCAGCTTTGGGCACACTGTCCATGTTCAGGGAGAAGGAGAACACCTCAATGGCCACATCACTCATCAAAATTCCCAGAACAAAGTTTCATGGGAGTTGTTTGCAAGGAGATGCCCGAGAGAGGTCTCAAGAGCTAGAAGAGAAGAATGAGTCTGGTGAGCTGCTCACACAACATGAACCAGTATTGCACTGCTTGCCCCATGCAAAAGACATGGTGTCCGATAATGCATCTTCAGAAAAGCACTCATTGATAATGGTACCACAGAGTCATTCCAGACAAGACATGGGGATTGACAATGACAAGACTCACTCAGGAATCAGTATATATTTCAAGGATGTAGACAAATGCATGCCAAGCATCATGGGTGGGAATgacgatatgtctgagaggccaATGTCTTCCTGCAGTTTTAGTGACAGGGCATCTAGCAAACCTCCTGCTGTCCCCCCAAAAACAGAAAAGGCCCTACGTCGCGCAAAGCACCTCACTTTCCGCAAAATCAAAAAAGAAGAGACTCTGATGACAATGAACAACATGGCAAGGCTGGAGGCCACGCCCATTCGTGCTGTGTCCAGCATGCCATCCTCACCATCTCAGCTCCTTCCTATGCACCACAGTTATGGTCCTATTGTGCCGCACACGGCTCAATACCACTTTGGTGATGGATATGGGCCTGGTGCACAGTCAATCCCCATGACCCAGAGGAAGCTGCTGCAGGACCCCTGTTCTGGGCAGTACTTCATGGTGGACATGCCCCTCCATCTCAAAACAAAGATGTTCTTTGACCCAATCACAAGCAAGTATGTGTGCCTGTCAGTTCGTCAGCCTGCAGAGAGGGTACTATCTCTGTCTCAGACTGCAGATGTTGTGAAACAACGCTACATTTTATACCCTGGCTTCCTGCCTATTTCTGTGTGCTCCCTGCCCCCTGCTAGATCCAGCTCACAAATGTCTGCACCTGCATCTCTCATGAAGGAACAGGAAAAAACAGAGGCTACTAGTGCTCCCTGGAGCCCAGAGGTCAACTATCAGACTCGCAGCACAATGGCAAGGGAGTATCCTGGACCTGAAACACAATACagaaatgatgaagaaaaagTAGACCAGAGACACCTGGACATCATAACCATGAGTGAACTAGAGGACTTTGCCATGGAAAGTGTCTAA